In the genome of Nerophis ophidion isolate RoL-2023_Sa linkage group LG28, RoL_Noph_v1.0, whole genome shotgun sequence, the window ggtcagatgaaacaaaaattgaactgtttggccacaatatccagcaatataGTTGGAGGAGACAAAGCAAGGTATTTAACCCCAGGAACACGATtaccaccgtcaagcatggtggtggtagtattatgctatgggtctgttttgctaccaatgaaactggtgcttttaatgtgacaatgaaaaaggaagattacctccaaattcttcaggacaacctaaaatcatcggccCGGAGGTTAGGTCTTAGGCGTTGTTGGGTGTTCCAaaaagacaatgaccccaaacacacgtcaaaagtggtaaaggaatggctaaatcaggcgagaatgaaggttttagaattgccttcccaaagttctgacttaaacgtgtggaaaatgctgaagacgcaagtccatgtcagaaaaccaaaaaataatagctaacttgcaccaattttgtcaagaggagtggtcgaaaattcaaccagaagcttgtggatggctaccaaaagcgctttgttgcagtgaaacttgccaaaagacatgtaaccaaatattaacattgcacctTTGCTTTATCCAAGCAGTCATGACATTTTCGCACCAGTATTTTGGCTTTCTTCACTGTCTAAGCATGTCAGCATCATCCTCCATCTTGTCATTGATGATGTGGCCTAAGTATTTGACATTGTTGCACACACACAGGGTTTGACCAGACAAATATAAACCTGGGAAATTAAGATGGTGATCCTCCTTGGTCCTACATATCATTATCATACTCTTTGTGGCATTATACTTGATGTCAAACTTGACTCCATAGTCTGAGCATATGTTAAGAAGCTGGTGGAACCCTGCACCACTGGGAGATATAATGGCCAAATCATCAGCGTACATAAACTGGTTGATAAAGGTGTTCCCCATGATGCACCCTGTTCTGCATTCTTTCCACTGCCTTGACAGGTCATCCATAGACAGGCTAAATAGGCCTGGTGATAGAAGCCCACCCTGCCGTACCCCATTGCCGACTCTAAAGGGAGAGGATAAACTACTCCCCCATTTTACCTGCTTCATCTGCCTGTCGTACCAATATGCCAGAATATACCCAGAACACCCCTATGCTTCAGATTGGTGAAGAGATTGAGATGGTTGACTCTGTCAAATGCCtcagatcaggggcgctcacactttttctgcaggcgagctacttttcaattgaccaagtcgaggagatctacctcattcctatttataatttatatttaggGAATaaccagtagaaaatggatggatggatggatttatgaaagagacatttttgttaacaagttaatggtgtttaatgatattacaagcatgtttaacacacatagattcctttctttcatgaagacaagaatataagtaggtgtatttgattctgatgacttgcattgattggaattagacagtggtgctgataacgtccgcattttcaaatggaggaaaaaaaaagtcctcctttccgtccaataccacatgaaagtggttggatttggcatctcatttgtccaacttgcatactcgtttttaaacactttgttatgagagtagcatgtgtgtgtggccctttaatgtctggcagcaggtgagtgacgtcagtgagtgtgcgggtgggcaagcaagtgagaaagcggtcgctgagggcgggggagaaatacattggcatcaaactccgtagcttgctagcttgtgcacgctagctttctgagactcttattttgttagcacaggcaggatgaaacaggtcttttatggtgaagacaggaactgtgcggtcggtctttagagttttgacagtaggtacgaaGTCTCTAgatataaaatgtgtttctctgcgtccgccctgttagtgatttttttcttaaatatgagctcgcagcagccagcgtcatctcacaagatcctcgggtgccgagaatgtcaaacaactgacgaaagtgaagtcttggtatgattgatgattgctcatttttatgtatagtttttaatgcctggcttgagatcgactgacacaccctccgagatcgaccagtcgatcacgatcgacgtaatgggcacccctgctttagatgcaTCAATAAACCCTACCAACATTGTAGAGCCTTGCGCTCTGtatttttctactgcttctttTAAAGCATAAATACATAAGTCAGTGCTGTACTTGCTCTTAAAGCCAAATTGGTTGTCTGCGGTTTAAATAAGATCCCCAACTCTGTATATTATCACACTTTCCAGCACTTTAGATAGCACGCTGGCTCGGGCGATAGGTTGATAATTGTCCATAGTCCCTACCTTACGAGCCTCGTCTTTAATGACAGGTACTAAAACAACTGTCAGCATAGCAGCTGGCAGGATGCCATGCATTACCAACCTACCAatatatacctactgcatgtacataaaaccttaatggaggtgtgtggatgtttttttaagttcTTTGTAGGCAGAGTATACAGACTCCAATAGCctctattgtaagcagactttggatcgcatttatttactatttacaacgcataagaaagaaaaaatgtgtgttcttgataggcaaaataaaaaaaaagtgtggtttcCTTTTAAGTGAAGTGTATTTAtttagctcttttctctagtgactcaaagcactttacatagtgaaacccatgatctaagctacatttaaaccagtgtgggtggcactgggagcaggtgggtatagtatcttgctcaaggacacaacggcagtgacaaggatcaaacctggaaccgttGAGTTGCTGgcctaccaaccgagccacgctgaCCTCAGAATGTGTTAAATGCTATCAAAATCTCATAAAAATCGTAAATACATTCTAGAAATGTCTCAATGATTCCatgaacaatatttttattttggaaCTTTGTAATGTAACGTGTTTCTatttacacttttgttaaaatgtaataatcacttattcttcactGTTAAAGAGAGTAATAAGCACTcgttttgttgtttgatacttttacTTTTAAGAGCTTTAGCAGTGTTTCTGTGGATCATTAAAAATCATTCGATGGTCTTTTCTTAAATTAAGGCCCTAAATGGTATTAAAAACCATTAAATACGATGTCCAGAGACATTAAAATATTCATGCAATCATAAGCTTGGACtgatataaatgaaaataaacctaATAACTTAATTCTTGCCGTCTTCAATATATTGCTATGTCCGTCTGTTTCCTTCTTGGTCTGTGGATTTTAAACTGGACTAAGAGGTCTCACTCtttgcatcgctctcagcacctgagcatgttTATTCCACAGCAGACTTACATGAACAAAGTAAGCCTCTTGtcactcattcacaatctttattttGGCTACTTGAAATTCTCCTCCACACATTTTCCTGCATGCAGTAGTGTTAGTGACACTCACTTTAATGTTGGAAATAgaaatagtcattttaatacaaCACTGTAGTACAGGCCCCCATACAGTTGCACGGGCTATGCCTGTTATATGATTCTTTAATTTTAAGCCTTTTAAAATTACCATGTTTTTGTCCGTTTGTGTCAGGGAGGTGAAATTAGGTCTGAAACCCTTTTGACAAGTTGCCTTCATGTTTATTAGGacttttcaaagtgtaaaataccattcgccttaaacataattttttactttaaaattaaACTcgatcatttattttgtgtttatgcatgacttcctgtcccacacGAGCAGATTTTGGCTCAATTGAACCGCCTTGTTGTGGCGACCACTAAATATAGAAGCTAGGTGGTGGAAATTGACACATTGACTTGGAAACAAATACGGAATGAGTCTGTCACCGTGGCGCTGCCGTTCCAAATCCAGTGGAAATCCCCGGTTACATTTACAAATGTTGCATGGCAAGATCAATGACGAAACCTTACTTTGTGTTCAAAGCACGAACCAAAAGGAAATACACTTTCAACCCACAGCACTCACAGTGAGCAAACTTGACCACAATATTGCATCATAGCAGAgacaacaatacagaatacagatttacactgtaaacggcctaatcttttctccaagtttatacatcagtaactgacattaaAATCACAGGAGGCGCTGGagcatatcccagctgcactcaggcagcaGGGAATTTATTGTAATATAGATTTTAGACGATATTGCCCAGCCCTCATAAAAAAGGGTTttattttcctgtgaataatgttgtaaagagcagtgtgtttgttttcaggccaatCAATATCATAACTTGTTTTTTTAAGTTCATGTGAACTTACTGACTGATATAgacatttctcaagcatgtttgtcattttgtgttctgcagacgtctgtgaagaagaACTTCTGCCTGAAAAACTGGAGTGTAGCTTCAGGATAGTGAAGGAGGATCCATCAAAGAAGAAGACCAGGCGCCACAgaccctctggcgtctccttttcctttttgacacagacccttccctgtaaaaaggaagaggaagactcaTTGACcccccacattaaaaaggaagaggatgaACACCGCATCAGTAAGCCTAAATGGTtggtggagttcccagtgactggtgtccctgtgaagagtgaagatgatgaggtcaaaggtgaaggtgaggagaggggagggggggagcctccaagcagcagctcaacacaacacatgacaacagaagctgttggagaccactgtggaggatcacaagcagacaagctcttagctccactatcagatagtgaggacacaacgtcacactctcctgacactgatgatgaagactctaaagatgataagacatgtcacactgacaacactcacttcaaatgttctcactgtgacaaaacctttaaataccattgtcatctgaaagtacacatgagaacacacactggtgaaaaacctttctcttgttcaatctgtggtaaaggttttgcacaaagttcatgtttggtaaaacaaaaaacaatacacactggagaacaaTATtgtatctgttcaatctgtggtaaaggttttgtagaaagtggcaatttgaaagtacacatgaaaagacacactggtgaaaaacctttttcttgttcaatctgtggtaaaggttttgtagaaagtagctctttgaaaagacacatgagaacacacactggtgaaaaacctttttcttgtttaaTCTGTGGCTTATCTCTTACAAGGAAggaatatttgaaagtacacatgagaacgcacactggtgaaaaacatttttcctgttcagtctgtggtaagaGTTTTACAAATACTGTCAATATGAAAacacacgagaacacacactggcgaaaaatCACAtttctgttcaatctgcaacagaagcttttgtgaccgatcaaaccttgtagcacacatgagaagacacccaggagagaaagtgttgagttgcagtgtgtgtggtgaaagattctcttataagtaccagtgtaagaaacacaagtgtgctggtgagaacagcagcagcaaatgaaactgcaggatttgaaataaactgtcaaaactttaattgtgactttctaacaacatcagcacatataacatgtgtgacattgatgtttgtgtaacaatcttttaatatgcttctacatttatagattagatattttatattagtgcttttttcagtcaaatacatgcattaatatgcaacattgtgtgcttttattaaaaatttaacaaaacaatttgactgaaaaggtaagtgtaaacagtacaagacatattttacataaaataaacattttatttttatatatatgcataatacAATGTTAGACTTATTTATAATAGTGTTTTTTATAGGcgtttgaaatattgaagtattacatatttttatttttaattgttaatGATCCCATAggttatcacctttatatgatatacatatgtactggttcacatccaaaacatcttctggaccacttcaggaagcatgtTATTATTTACTtaatacatcatttgaacagttgtcttttttGCAATtctaaaatgtgtgactttatgaatcatttgttgggtctctataatctattttattaattatctttattactctcttttgtattatgatgattgtgttgtgattgttttatatgtatgtccccagacatTTATGCAATGTGAAAGTGAAAGAAAATGGCTGATTTGTTTTTAGAGAGTTATATTtgtggattttaaaaaaaatcccattgttgtgttttaaacacttgtttgtttgtttttttctttttttaacatcccaaaaacaatatcaatatcaatcaaagttcagagtgtcaggcaaaagccaataatGAACATTTACTTtgcataaattcataaaataaactgtttattttgtttccctatcacagactGAACAGGtcttgtcttcaattgcaaaagtacatcctaaaaaatattttaagtggtcgattcgttttttttttgtttttttttaacgaactcctttgcttttggaagaatggaacCTTTCAAGTTATGAGTAGTTTTTTGTGTTCcacagaaaatacagtaaagaagaaataataaagaagaaatagtaaagaagtaaaaaaagatGATATTCTGTAATTAGAATAATTTGAACGAAAGCCTTTCCAAAGAGGTACACAGCTGTATGTGCGGCGGCAGGTGCTTGAGCCGTAACAATCTTTCTACAATCCTGTCAGCAATGAAAGGCAGTTTTGTTTCCTTCAGGCCGAGTGTATGCCTTCCATGAATGTTTACTGTGCTCCCCGTAAGCTGTGGCTTGCTATTGAAAAGAAGTCAATAGTGCATATTGTACCTGTTTTGCTGGCTGTGTAATTATATAGGATCATAGAAAACCCaatctcaatttaaaaaaaattatattaaatgtTTAACTTGTTTAGTGCTTAAGTTTTAACCCAAAACGCAATGCATGTAATATTCATTCTGTTTGTGTAAAAGTTCAACATTTAGAATGATTTTGAAGTTTTTAAGACTTTTGCCATCTCCAGGTATTGCATACATTACAATGATT includes:
- the LOC133545122 gene encoding zinc finger protein 567-like: MCKRTIAKCEEELWPTKEEKEQQHQLLEIYYKKHHQVVFHRTDVCEEELLPEKLECSFRIVKEDPSKKKTRRHRPSGVSFSFLTQTLPCKKEEEDSLTPHIKKEEDEHRISKPKWLVEFPVTGVPVKSEDDEVKGEGEERGGGEPPSSSSTQHMTTEAVGDHCGGSQADKLLAPLSDSEDTTSHSPDTDDEDSKDDKTCHTDNTHFKCSHCDKTFKYHCHLKVHMRTHTGEKPFSCSICGKGFAQSSCLVKQKTIHTGEQYCICSICGKGFVESGNLKVHMKRHTGEKPFSCSICGKGFVESSSLKRHMRTHTGEKPFSCLICGLSLTRKEYLKVHMRTHTGEKHFSCSVCGKSFTNTVNMKTHENTHWRKITFLFNLQQKLL